From Sulfurovum xiamenensis, one genomic window encodes:
- the rpiB gene encoding ribose 5-phosphate isomerase B gives MKKFYIATDHAGYALKAYVKDFVRSLGHEIIDLGPDSADRVDYPDFAKKCADAVLADKGSFGILICGTGIGISIAANKVTGIRAALCHDTYTAKLTRQHNDANILCFGERVVGKGVIEDMIETFASTEFEGGRHTGRVAKIESVCAFGSDLG, from the coding sequence GTGAAAAAATTTTATATTGCAACAGACCATGCAGGATATGCACTTAAAGCCTATGTTAAAGACTTTGTGAGATCATTAGGACATGAGATCATTGATCTTGGCCCGGACTCTGCAGACAGAGTGGACTACCCCGATTTCGCAAAAAAGTGTGCAGATGCCGTACTTGCTGACAAGGGCAGTTTTGGTATTCTTATTTGTGGTACCGGGATCGGTATCTCTATCGCTGCGAACAAAGTAACTGGTATACGTGCAGCACTTTGCCATGATACCTATACGGCAAAGCTCACAAGACAGCACAATGATGCAAATATCCTTTGCTTTGGCGAACGTGTCGTAGGTAAAGGTGTGATAGAAGATATGATAGAAACGTTTGCTAGCACAGAATTTGAAGGCGGTAGACATACCGGACGTGTCGCAAAGATAGAAAGTGTTTGTGCTTTCGGTTCCGACTTAGGTTAG